A genome region from Flavobacterium sp. includes the following:
- a CDS encoding DUF2809 domain-containing protein, with protein MNKLKIQYSIIFFSVILLGILSRKISFIPLWIGDFLYAVMIYFLIRIFFPEKKTHFIFLLSLLICYSIEFLQLYQAQWIIDLRKTLFGRYVLGQGFLWSDILAYTLGCTFVFLTEKLILKNKKI; from the coding sequence TTGAACAAGCTCAAAATACAATATTCTATTATATTTTTTTCAGTTATTCTACTTGGAATTCTTTCAAGAAAAATTTCCTTTATTCCGTTATGGATTGGTGATTTTCTTTACGCTGTAATGATATATTTTTTGATTCGAATATTTTTTCCTGAAAAGAAAACGCATTTTATCTTTTTGCTTTCTCTTTTAATTTGTTATTCGATCGAGTTCTTACAGCTTTATCAGGCGCAATGGATTATAGATCTTAGAAAAACACTTTTTGGAAGATATGTTTTAGGACAGGGATTTTTATGGTCAGACATTCTTGCCTATACTTTGGGCTGTACTTTTGTCTTTTTAACAGAAAAATTAATTTTAAAAAATAAAAAAATATGA
- a CDS encoding glycoside hydrolase family 88 protein, which produces MNSKFLALISAVFLLGNQGYSQKNDSFNIKKQLDYCADQASKTLKVIPNDGTSPRTVLNGSNEWKFVNYKDWTSGFWPGELWYLYEATKDKKWEKEADKFTRFLTPLSVSKAADHDLGFQVFNSFGNGYRLTKNAEYKEIILRTADTLATLFNPKVGTIQSWPHNKMGGHNTIIDNMMNLELLFWASKNGGSKNLYDIAVKHAETTMANHFRPDYTSYHVLIYDFETGKKIKGRTAQGYSDDSMWARGQAWAIYGFTMVYRETKDPKFLDFAHKLARVYLDKLTTEDLVPYWDFNAPDIPNAPRDASAAAIVSSALLELSSYTKDKTLKNEYLTKSKKMIVSLSDNYQSRDVNSAFLLHATGHKPAGSEIDCSINYADYYYLEALLRLQKLK; this is translated from the coding sequence ATGAATTCAAAATTTCTTGCCCTTATTTCGGCTGTTTTTCTTCTTGGAAATCAAGGGTATTCTCAAAAAAATGATTCGTTTAATATTAAAAAACAGCTTGATTATTGTGCAGATCAGGCATCTAAAACCCTGAAAGTAATTCCGAATGACGGAACTTCTCCAAGAACGGTTCTGAATGGAAGTAATGAATGGAAATTTGTAAATTACAAAGACTGGACAAGCGGATTCTGGCCGGGAGAATTGTGGTATTTATACGAAGCTACAAAAGATAAAAAATGGGAAAAAGAAGCCGATAAATTTACGCGTTTCCTGACTCCGTTATCGGTTAGTAAAGCTGCAGATCATGATTTGGGTTTTCAGGTTTTTAATAGTTTTGGAAATGGATACAGACTGACTAAAAATGCTGAATACAAAGAAATTATTTTAAGAACTGCTGATACTTTGGCGACGCTTTTTAACCCGAAAGTTGGAACAATTCAATCATGGCCGCACAATAAAATGGGCGGACACAATACGATCATCGATAATATGATGAATTTAGAATTATTGTTTTGGGCTTCTAAAAATGGAGGCAGTAAAAACCTGTATGATATTGCCGTAAAGCATGCCGAAACGACAATGGCGAATCATTTTAGACCTGATTATACTTCGTATCATGTTTTAATATATGATTTTGAAACTGGTAAGAAAATCAAAGGCAGAACGGCCCAAGGTTATAGTGATGACAGTATGTGGGCGCGTGGGCAGGCGTGGGCTATTTACGGATTTACTATGGTTTATAGAGAAACGAAAGATCCTAAATTTTTAGATTTTGCACATAAATTAGCCCGGGTATATTTGGATAAACTAACAACAGAAGATCTGGTTCCGTATTGGGATTTTAATGCTCCGGATATTCCAAATGCGCCTAGAGACGCTTCAGCAGCGGCAATTGTTTCTTCGGCATTATTAGAATTGAGTTCTTATACAAAAGATAAAACGCTGAAAAATGAATATTTAACGAAGTCTAAAAAAATGATTGTTTCGCTTTCAGATAATTATCAAAGCCGCGATGTAAATTCGGCATTTTTACTGCATGCTACCGGACATAAACCTGCCGGAAGTGAGATCGATTGTTCTATAAATTATGCAGATTATTACTATCTTGAAGCACTTTTAAGACTTCAAAAATTAAAATAA
- a CDS encoding NYN domain-containing protein, with protein sequence MPLSNSKDLKLAVLIDADNVPYSNVKGMMEEIAKLGTPTTKRIYADWTKPNANGWKGVLLEHAITPIQQYSYTVGKNSSDSALIIDAMDLLYSGKLDGFCIVSSDSDFTRLAVRLRESGMKVIGIGEKKTPSSFIVACDRFIYIEVLDGATQKKKTKTTAVAEAKKPIEKPAEKALHKVDKQTIELIEATIEDIEDDDGWAFLGDVGNLIVKKKPEFDPRNYGYSKLTPMLKSLTDILEIDERESDKKGIKHVYVRLRFN encoded by the coding sequence ATGCCTTTAAGCAATTCAAAAGATTTAAAATTGGCTGTTCTTATTGATGCCGATAACGTGCCGTACAGCAATGTAAAAGGTATGATGGAAGAAATTGCAAAGCTTGGAACCCCAACAACCAAACGTATTTATGCTGATTGGACAAAACCAAATGCCAACGGCTGGAAAGGCGTTTTACTGGAACATGCCATTACACCTATTCAGCAGTATAGTTATACGGTTGGAAAAAATTCATCAGATTCTGCTTTGATTATTGATGCTATGGATTTGCTTTATTCTGGTAAATTGGATGGTTTTTGTATTGTTTCCAGCGACAGCGATTTTACCCGTTTAGCAGTTCGGCTTAGAGAATCCGGCATGAAAGTTATTGGTATTGGCGAAAAGAAAACCCCAAGTTCTTTTATTGTGGCCTGTGACAGGTTTATTTACATTGAGGTTCTGGATGGAGCCACTCAAAAGAAAAAAACAAAAACTACTGCTGTTGCCGAAGCTAAAAAACCAATCGAAAAACCGGCAGAAAAAGCACTTCATAAAGTCGACAAACAAACTATCGAACTTATCGAAGCTACAATTGAAGATATTGAAGACGATGACGGCTGGGCATTTCTTGGCGATGTCGGCAATTTGATTGTAAAGAAAAAACCAGAGTTTGACCCAAGAAACTATGGCTATTCTAAACTTACACCTATGTTGAAATCCTTGACAGACATTCTGGAAATCGACGAAAGAGAATCTGACAAAAAAGGCATAAAACACGTTTATGTCCGATTACGATTCAACTAA
- a CDS encoding aminotransferase class I/II-fold pyridoxal phosphate-dependent enzyme has translation MVKDLFERIQDNKGPLGKWASQAEGYYVFPKLEGELGPRMTFHGKNILNWSLNDYLGLANHPEVRKADTDAAAQFGAAYPMGARMMSGHTTYHEQLENELASFVMKESAYLLNFGYQGMVSIIDALVTKNDIIVYDVDSHACIIDGVRLHMGKRFTYKHNDLESMEKNLQRATKMAEETGGGILFITEGVFGMRGQQGKLKEIAALKKKYNFRLLVDDAHGFGTLGKTGAGAGEEQGVQDDIDVYFSTFAKSMANIGAFVAADKTVIDYLKYNLRSQMFAKALPMIQTIGSLKRLELLRNSSEIKDKLWENVNALQSGLKEKGFNIGDTNTCITPVYLEGSIPEAMVMVNDLRENYGIFLSIVVYPVIPKGIILLRMIPTASHTIEDINETLTAFEAIREKLTNGTYKEIAERTTVDVS, from the coding sequence ATGGTAAAAGATTTATTCGAAAGAATTCAGGACAATAAGGGACCTTTAGGAAAATGGGCTTCTCAGGCAGAAGGTTATTACGTTTTCCCAAAGTTAGAAGGAGAGTTGGGTCCTAGAATGACATTTCATGGAAAAAATATCCTAAACTGGAGTTTAAATGATTATTTAGGTTTAGCTAATCATCCAGAAGTTCGTAAAGCAGATACAGATGCAGCTGCTCAGTTTGGTGCAGCGTATCCTATGGGCGCTCGTATGATGTCTGGACACACAACTTACCACGAACAATTAGAAAATGAACTGGCTTCTTTTGTAATGAAAGAATCAGCTTATTTATTGAATTTTGGTTATCAGGGAATGGTATCTATTATTGATGCTTTGGTTACTAAAAATGACATTATTGTTTATGATGTAGATTCACATGCTTGTATTATTGATGGTGTTCGTTTGCACATGGGTAAACGTTTTACTTACAAACACAATGATCTTGAAAGTATGGAAAAAAACCTGCAGCGTGCTACTAAAATGGCAGAAGAAACAGGCGGAGGTATTTTATTTATTACCGAAGGTGTTTTTGGAATGCGCGGACAGCAGGGAAAATTAAAAGAAATTGCTGCATTAAAGAAAAAATACAATTTCCGTTTATTAGTTGATGATGCACACGGTTTTGGTACACTTGGTAAAACAGGTGCCGGAGCAGGTGAGGAGCAGGGAGTTCAGGATGATATCGATGTGTACTTCTCTACTTTTGCAAAATCAATGGCTAATATTGGTGCTTTCGTAGCAGCTGATAAAACGGTTATCGATTACTTAAAATACAATTTACGTTCGCAAATGTTTGCAAAAGCATTACCAATGATTCAGACAATTGGTTCATTGAAACGTTTAGAGTTATTGCGTAATTCTTCTGAAATTAAAGATAAACTTTGGGAAAATGTAAATGCATTACAAAGTGGTCTTAAAGAAAAAGGATTTAATATTGGAGATACAAATACTTGTATTACACCAGTTTACTTAGAAGGAAGTATTCCTGAAGCAATGGTTATGGTAAACGACTTAAGAGAAAACTACGGTATTTTCCTTTCTATTGTTGTTTATCCGGTTATTCCAAAAGGAATTATCTTATTGAGAATGATCCCAACAGCTTCACACACAATTGAAGACATTAATGAAACGCTGACAGCATTTGAAGCGATCCGTGAGAAATTAACTAACG